Within the Acidobacteriota bacterium genome, the region GACCATGTCCAGCGCCCTCAGCAACACGAGACTCGTTGTCCATGAAAAGGCTCTCGACGCTGCCGGCATCGCCATTCGACTCGTGTTGACAGTCCCGGCTCCGCTGAAATCGATCGCCGATCAGGTAATTCGCTCAGCAAGTTCAGTTCCGGCCAACATCGCGGAGGATCACGGCAGATCTGGAAGAGACAGGCTCCATTTCTGGCGAATAGCCTACGCATCGGCGAAGGAGGCCGACAGCCACCTACGGCTCCTCACTCGTGCCGGAGCCGTCAATCGCA harbors:
- a CDS encoding four helix bundle protein — translated: MSSALSNTRLVVHEKALDAAGIAIRLVLTVPAPLKSIADQVIRSASSVPANIAEDHGRSGRDRLHFWRIAYASAKEADSHLRLLTRAGAVNRTRANEVLSVFDEVRAMTWRLLNPRS